The Terriglobales bacterium sequence ATCTTCCAGCCGGGGACGTCGCTGCAGGAGATCGTGCAGTTCATCCGCGCCAACGTGAAGCCGCGCGGCGTGCCGGCATGAAATGCGCCCTCCGCCTTTCGCTTTCCGCTCGCCGCTGCCAGCATCCCGCTTGAGTTCTACTTTCCCCAAGCTGGAAGAACGAGGAGGCTGCAACCTCATCCGGCTGGAGTCGGCGGACAGCACCAACCGGTTGACGCGGGAATGCATCCGGAACCTTACGCAAACGGTTGGGGAGCTGGCACGCGCCCGGCCCGCGCTGCCGCTCATCCTCACCGGGAACCACCGTTTCTTTTCGGCGGGCGCCGACCTGAATGAGATTGCGGCCCTCTCCGGCCCGGAGGCGCTGGAATTTGCACGCGAGGGACAGGCGCTGATGGACGCCATGGACAACTTCCCTGCCCCGGCGATTGCCGCGATCTCCGGCTATTGCATGGGAGGAGGGCTGGACCTGGCGCTGGCCTGCGCCGGACGCATCGCCGCGCCCCACGCCCTGTTCGGACATCGCGGCGCGGCGCTGGGCCTGATGACCGGCTGGGGCGGAACGCAGCGGCTGCCCAGGCTGATCGGCAAGGGCCGGGCGCTCGCCATGTTCACAGCGGCGGAAAAGCTGCACGCGACGGAGGCGTTGCGCATCGGCCTGGTGGACGCCGTGGCCGACGATCCGGTGGCGTTGGCGCTCTCCGCTTTGCGCTCCGCCGCCTGAATTGCCGACCTCGCGCGGCTCATTTACCCTAACCATTCGCCCTTCCCACCATGACCGGCAAGCCCAGTTCGCCCGCGGCGCGCGCGCATGCGCTGAGCTCGCGCGTCGATCCCACCTCAGCGCGGTTCGAGAAGAACATGCGGGCCATGGCCGACCTGGCCGCCGCCATCCACAATGAAGAAGAAAGAATCCGCGACGGCGGCGGTGCGAAAGCCATCGAAGCGCAGCACAAGAAGGGAAGGTTGACGGCGC is a genomic window containing:
- a CDS encoding enoyl-CoA hydratase/isomerase family protein gives rise to the protein MSSTFPKLEERGGCNLIRLESADSTNRLTRECIRNLTQTVGELARARPALPLILTGNHRFFSAGADLNEIAALSGPEALEFAREGQALMDAMDNFPAPAIAAISGYCMGGGLDLALACAGRIAAPHALFGHRGAALGLMTGWGGTQRLPRLIGKGRALAMFTAAEKLHATEALRIGLVDAVADDPVALALSALRSAA